A stretch of DNA from Ochotona princeps isolate mOchPri1 chromosome 13, mOchPri1.hap1, whole genome shotgun sequence:
ttctaaaggcttttttttttttaagcagagccACATACAgaggagacatagaaagagaaaaaagggagagagataaCGTCCATCCACCatctcgctccccaaatgccctactaggctgaagctaggagtctggagcaCCCTCCcgtgctcccatgtgggtggggccTTGGCCCctgggccacctcctgctgccctgtgaggtagttagcagggagctgaaccagacaTGGGTAGAGCAGTCAACATCCTAACCGGCCTTCTGATAGCCAATGCTGGCCGGCCCTCCATGGCCTGGATTTCACCTGCCTTGCTCACTTAACTGCCCTGTCCCCCAAACCATGCCCCACCCTGCCAGCCACTCTTGCTCAGCCTTAAAGGGAATCATGATGTCATCTACTGCTCTTGGGATTGGTGCTGGGATTCAATGAGAACATGTTTGAACAAGATTATGGTAGGCATGCACTAATGTGATTCTTCATGCTTCTCCAGGGAAAAAGTCCCTGATTGtaccctcttctccctccctcagaGGTGTCTGTTGAAGACCAGAGGGCTTGTGGGACCCtgagacacaggcacacacacacacaggacattaTGGGTCAGGGTCACGGGCAGGGCGGCAGTAAGGAGTAAGCCCTGGGCCTTCCTGCGTGGAGTATCTTCAGGTGACACTGCAGTCACTCTGCTCACACACATGTCATTCAAGGACCCTGGTGCCACCACATCTCATTTTGTGACCACCACAGAAGGCTGTACCCACTGGGTGCCACTGGCTGCATTTCCCAGGAGATGAAGTTGGTGTCCCCCAGGGCAGTGACGTCCAGCCCTCTTTGGTTCTGTCTGGCTTGGGGCAGAAGTGTGAAGCCATGACCTGGCATCACATAAAGGGAACAAAGATGcaggaaaaggcaaaaaaaaaaaaaaaaaaaaaactgggaacATTCCTCCCAACCATCACATGGTGTCATGGGAGAAATGTGACCTTAAAGAGAGGAGGATGACGTCACATTGAAGTGGAAAAGGAGCCAGGAAGAATCAGAGTTTGGACAGAGCTAGAGGTCAGGCACGGGCTAGGTCAAATCCACAGGAACACTATGAGGCTCCAGCACATGAGTCTAGGGAACTTGAGTTTTCACCTTACCTTGCTTGTCCACACTTGGGGGAGCTCTGGGGGAAGAGCATGGGTCTTTCCAGCAGGCACCTGGAGGCATGGGGTTCCTGGGTTCTGAGCTGCAGGTCTGCAGTTCAGGTGGCACCCCACTTCACTTGTTTCCACCCCTACTTCCCTGTCCGCTCATCTCCATAGctgtcagaggcagagagaagtcaGGCTTTCTGCAGCTTGTGTCTCAAGCATTGCTGTGGGAGTGGGGAACTCCACAatttcttcctgctgctgtctcTGGGGTGGAGACTGGCCAAGACCAGCAAGGCCAGTGCGCACTCCCTTGTCCTCCCTGGGATGCCCAGGGTTCCCGGCACGGGGCCTCTGGCCAGCCAGCTGGAGGGCTCCACTTGGTTCATGTGCCCGGTCCCCTTTGTGAAGCACAGCTCTATTTGTCGCTGACACGTGGGTGTCATCAGCACCCGACTAAGGACTAAAGTGTGACCCACCCTGAGAACATCCTTGGCATCCTCCTTTCCCCCCAGTGAGGAGAGCCACCTGCAGGCTTCGGATGCCAGACTGGGAGTTATTAAGCTTTGTACCCTCTCTTGTACTGTTGCTTTCACTTCATATTCTGTCTGTGAAATCCGTGCACAGCGTGTTCATTCTCATTGTTATGTACCATCTTCCTCTATGATGTTCCATCAGGTTCTGTAGTCTGCTCAAAGTGGGCATTGTGTCAGTTACTGCCCAGGTTATAAAACAGGCCTGCTGGGTAGGTCTGTCTCGCAGTTAGCATGCTTACCCTACCCAGGGCAGCTGTGCTGTCCCGGCAGGGGTGTGAGCGCCATTTTAGCAGATCCTGCCAGTTTTCCCCAAGGGGTATACTGGGTCACTTCTGCCAGCAAGATGTAACGGTACCAGGTGCTGGACACACCGCTGCATTGGCACTGTAGCCATGCTGGTAGGTGCCTGTTGGCATCCCAtggtgttttctgtgtgtgttctaGCATTTCACAAAATCCAGTTCAACAAGACAATCAAACAGAGCTCTCCAGGCCACCGCTAACCCTCATGCCTAGTAGTAACCCCATGAGCCCGCTGCTGGCAGCCCTCACCAACAGCCCCAACCGCCTTTATGTTTCCTcagtaggaagaagaaaaatggccCAAAACAACCACCCGAGACCCCCCAGAACCATGAGTATCAGTACAACATGAAATTTGCTAAAATGGGCAAGTGCATCATCATAAACAACAAGAACTTCGATAAAGTCACAGGTGGGTGTGGAGGCAGGGCTCGTCTTCCCCATGTCGCTATTCACTTCTCCCATTTCTGTCAGATGTGGGTCAGAAAAGGGCAGTGCCCAtcagctgcagccagcagcccctcTGGAGGTGGGAAAGGGGTGGGGAGACCAGGAGCCATCAGTCTCGGGTACCTGCACCATGACCATGAGCTGACAAGGGATTCTGGCCACAGTGCTGCAGATCAGGTCGCTGTGTGGCTTGCATGGGAGCTGGAAGCTGCAGTGAGGTGACTGGATAACTTCCCGGAGGGCTGCTCGTGCCATTTGCACCTTTAAATGGTGGTGTTCTATATTCTCAGTGTGATTACACTGCAGCTGTGACCAGCTGCAGAGCGCCCGGCCTGATAGTGCCCACACACGGTTCTTAGCCCGGGCGTGCTTGGTTCCCACAGGTATGGGCGTCCGCAACGGCACCGACAAAGATGCCGAGGCCCTTTTCAGGTGCTTCCGAAGCCTGGGTTTTGAGGTGTTCGTCTACAATGACTGTTCCTGTGCCAAGATGCAAGATCTGCTTAAGCAAGGTGATTACCTCCCTCTCTTCTATCCAtcttcctgcacctgcagggtgCGAAAGGCTGAGTCTAAGGGAGGCCACACATCGGTATCATCCTGCCTAGAACAGAGTTCAAGTATGAGCTTTGCCCTGGTGGCCAATAGAGAATGCTGGTCTCCATATTCTTCAGAACATTTGGATGTTTTCTATGTAGCATGCTCGCAAGATTGCTGTTATGTCTTTAACACAGTCCCAAGAGTGGTGAGCCATAAAATATTCACATGCTCTTTTTATGAATATGAGTTAGCGCTTTGGGAGTATAGGAGACTTGCCAAGGAGTGTGTTAGTACGGGAAGAACCTAAACCCAagcttttgtctttaaaaagtgGGGAGGAGAAGGAGTGTTGTGAAGCAGTGGGTTAAGTAGCAGCCTGTccctgccaccatcccatatgagccctgaCTGCTtcgcttccggtccagctccctgccaatgcgcctgggaaagccacaggagATATCCCAACTATTGGGCCCCATGGGAGACACGAGTGACTGaaaaagacagacagagggagagggcctgcattcactgatttactccctacatggcccaagtggctgggactaggcaaggccaaagccagtatTCTCCATCCATGAGGATACAGGGGCCTCAGTAtttggccaccctctgctgcgtTCCCCAGTCTCGTTATCAGGGAGCGGCATAATAAGTGtggcaactggaactcaaaccagcgctttgatatgggatgctaacattgcaagtggcagcttaactccctGCCCCACAActcccttcccctttctttcCAGATACTAAGTCACTTAAGAGATGCTTTTCTCGCTTCTTACTGAGAGGAAAGCCAAGGCACAGAATGGCTAAGTGACCTGCCTAGAAGCTTGGTATTAGCCACAGCAGGTCCAGGTCCTCGCTCTCCCCAGCATGCTGCCTCTCCGCACCCCAGGGCTCCTTGAACCCCCAGAGTGCTCAGAGCTCACTTCCTTTTGAGATGGCCCTATTCTGCTTTAGACTGGTAGTTCCAGAACTCTCCCTCTCGCTGATCTCTCTCCTTTGACCCTCATTCCCTTTGGAGGGTGGTTGGGGAGCCCCGTCCTGTCCCCCTACCTCCCTTGTCCTCCGCCTCGTACCTCCCAGGCTGGGATGCCACAACAGAGGATGTCCTAGGACTTACATTATAACATTCCTGTGTCCGGATTGCTTGCAGCTTCTGAGGAGGACCATACCAATTCTGCCTGCTTCGCCTGCGTTTTATTGAGCCACGGGGAAGAAAATTTGATTTATGGAAAAGATGGTGTAGTTCCGATAAAGGATTTGACAGCCCACTTTAGGGGAGATCGCTGTAAAACCCTTTTGGAGAAACCCAAACTCTTCTTTATCCAGGTGAGCCCTTCTCCAAGCTAATCCAGGTAAAGTGGGAAAGGACTTCCCCATGTCTGGGGATGTTGTTACAAAACTACAGGCTGATTCTGTTTAGGCTGGAGTTTTGTTTTTCAGCCTCTGGAAGGCTGGCACATTTATTTGCGTTGGTTCCTGTGTTTCTAAGGTTTCTTTAAGACATTGCCATGTGTTTCTTTGCTTAGTCCTTCCATGCAACATTCGCTCAGCTGCCTTCTGTTCAATGATCATAGAACGCTGAACATGTGCCAggcatggtgctgggccctgggatgTGACAGGGGACAGCACATGCATTTCCATTCCCAGCTCCTAGGAGTGATCTCTGCTTTGACACCCAGGCTTGCCgaggcacggagctggatgatGGAATCCAGACCGACTCAGGGCCCATCACTGACACGGATGCCAACCCCCGCCATAAGATCCCAGTTGAAGCTGACTTTCTCTTCGCTTATTCCACAGTTCCAGGTACCAAATCTACTGTCTACCAACCTTACCCATCCAGCCCACCGTCAGGAAGTGGGCTTGGGGATTGGTCCTTTCTCGTTCCCATAGTTACAGATTCTGTGATGCACATCCCAGATCCCAGATGCTTCTGCCTCCCTAACTTCTTGAGTATCAAGACAATGCTCAAAAATTTGGTTTTTGCAATGTTTCAAGGTTCAGAAGTGTATTAGGGATGCACAACCAGAAAACCGAATGCCAGTAATCCAAAAATGAGAAAAGCTCCCAAATGTGAAACACATCGGATCCCAAGCTTTGTGGATAAGGGGTACTCAGCTTGTGACACTGCAGCGTAAGTCACAGGAGCGTGGAGGTCTGAGTCCCAGGGTTTCATCCCTATGGAGACTCCAGCGGCGTCCACTGGCTCGCCTTTTCCCGGCACGTGAGAGCCTCCCACATTCCCTGGCCTGCAGCCCTTCTCTCCATCGGCAGTCTCAGCAGCCTCCCACCTGCTGGACCATCTTCTGGCTTGTCTCTCTCTTGCCAAACTCAGCCAGGAAAGAACTACTGTGGTTTGACTGGGCCCACCTAGATAGTCTGGGGTTATCTTCCTGTCTCAGTTCTGTAACCATAATCACGCCTGCGAAGTCCTTTTAGCCATGTTAGGATAAACATTCACAGGTTCTGGCGTCAGGGCCTGGATGTCTTTGGAGATCATTCATTGCTTTGTCCTTCCCCAGAAAGGagtccatttttctttctgggaAAGCTGAATTCCTCCCGTGTGTTATTAGCGTGTTTTTCGGTCATTGTAAGAGCAAGCATCTCTGTAATATTAAACACTGTAAAGTGTTTCCTGTCTTATTGATCTTATAATGCTTGGAGATAGTTAGGAAAGGCGTTCCTGCTTTCCTGGCTAAGGCTGATTGAACTTTAGGGGTATGCCAAGATCAGATGGAGATTTCGGAATATGGTAGAGCTGTAGGTCAGACCTGGACTCcttcacacccacacacaggtTCCAAAAGAAAAAGCCAGCAGTGTGCACACCTCCTCGTTGTTCCCCACACCCTAGCTTTGTGCAGTGAAAGTGCTTCCTGTGTCTGGAGTCCAGCCCCTCAGGAAGTTTGAAAGATTCTGCCAGCTGCCACAGGGGCTTTGTCAAGTGCTCAGTGCAGAGGTGTTGCTGATAGCAAATTGGCCCTTGTGTTCAGAAAACTGGCTCTGGCAAGAGCCGCAGGCAGGGTTTTTAGAGAAAGTAACTTCGCATGTTTCAAGGATGGGATCAAACAGAAAACAGTTTGgccttcctgcagctgaggagggaggcagcgtaagggggcagggtggggctgtgTGTCTGTGACCAGCAGCCCATTGGTGAGTGCTCCCAGCGATGTGTGGAGGAAGGGTGAGCtcacccagggaggcaggggagagacAGGCTAGATAGCTGCTGGGAGTGAGTCCTGAGGGGCccaggagcaggaggcagaggatggCGGCTTGTCAAACAGTGCCAAGATGGGGCCCAAAGCCCTCAGCAAAGACTCTGGCAGCTTGGGCTGCCATGTCCAAATTCCATAGACTGAGTGGTGCAAACTACAGTGGCTTCTCATTGCTGTGGAGGCTAGGAACGCCATGTTCAAGGTACTAGCTCACAGTGCTCCcttcctggttttgtttttgtttttgtttttttaaatgaacaatttCCTGCGTTGTCTGCCAATGGTAGGGAAAGAAGCCTCTTCTAGGGACACCATGGTGTTGGATCAGAGTCCTACCTGTGGGACCCTCATTTATTCTTTATTACTCCATGAAGGCTCTGTCTCCAAGTACAGTCATGTTGAGTGTTGAAGCTTCAACATGTAAATAGGGAACCAAGGGGCACCTGTGTCCATCGCATGGCCCAGAGTGACAGGGCATGGCCCAGACAGGTAGATAAAGGGGCCTTATTGTGGCATGTCCTGTGGGCGTGCCATGCCACCCGAACTTCATCCTGATGAAGACAGTCATGGGATGGCATCTGCATTTTGAATTGATTACCTCTGAGACCCTCCTGGGGCAGGGGTTAGAGGTAAGGTGCCCCGGGAGGTGATGGTCTGCATCCCAGGGTCACCAGGTTGTTGAGTCGAAGGAGATGATGTGTAAGCTCTCCCGGCTCCTCGCTGCATGGGTGAAATGCATTGCCGTGTTGCTAACACCATCGATGCCAAGCTTCGTGCTGCTGGTTACCAGGAATGGGAGCCTCAGTCGGTGCTTCAGGGAAGAATCCTAGGGCAGCTGAACGGCTTTCCATGGATAGGCCATTTCTGTTTATTGCACCTTGTATTCTCTAGCCGATTGTAAAACGGTAATGCTGGGGACCTTGTTCTCATCAAACTGGATGAAGGAGGAAGAAGCACATTGCACTGTGTACGCCCAGGGCAATTGCCTGTTGTCTCTCGTCGTCCTTTTAAATGGGTGACGGGGGTAGGAGAGTAGAGCCTTCCCCTGCCCCTAGTGAAAACCCCAGCTGGTCCATGGCTTTGGTCTGTGTGCCAAAGTCATGGTCactgttgcttttgtttgtttgtttgtttaaatcacaAGCAATGCCAACAATTCTGTAATTCAGTGTCCGCTCTAAGATAATGACTCACCCCAAACCTGCCTGGGTTTCGTGTTTCTCCTAATTGTAGATGAGCCCTTCtattctcccctcctcccctcttccgcTTGCCAGATCCCTTTGTAGATTGTTCAAGGgtaaaagagggaaggagggtgtggggcagggagcCTAGGAGCCCCAGATCTCCCTGGGCAGGGGGCGGCCCTCCCTCTCCCCTAAGGCAGCTGTGGTTCTTTTTTGTTCTCCAGCAGTAGGAGTGCATCTTGGCATTGCCCTAGGTTCCCTGCAGACCCTCCGCTGGGCTTGGATTAGAAGAGAACACTCATCCCAGAGGGCAGTGGGGCGTCCAGCGTTGCAGGGTGATCCTCCACTGCACACCCTCACGCAGATCCAATGTGTGTCTCATGGGACTCGTGTGTCCCCTGATACAGGAGGCTTCCCCAGCAGTATCCGCCAACGCTGTGACCCTTGGTGGTGCCACCTGTTCCTGCATTTCCTTGTTGGAACACTCCAAGCATTCTGGAGCCCTCCTGCATCCCTCTCCATGGGTTGTGCTTGCTCACCTAGCGCTCAGGCATCATTCACATGAatcacatggctgcagggaccagTTCCCCAACATTCTTGTTGCAAAGCAAGGGAAGACCAACCCCCACCACACACTCCCCCGACCCCTCCGCCCAGCATCAGCACTGGGTGTGGCAAGCAGTGACTGACACGCTCCTTTCTCTGCCCTTGAAGGTTACTACTCGTGGAGGAACCCTGGCAGGGGCTCGTGGTTTGTGCAGGCACTCTGCTCCATCCTGGACGAGCATGGCAAGGAGCTGGAGATCATGCAGATCCTTACCCGGGTGAACGACAGGGTGGCCAGGCACTTCGAGTCTCAGTCGGACGACCCACACTTCAATGAGAAGAAGCAGATCCCCTGCATGGTCTCCATGCTCACCAAGGAACTCTACTTCCGCCGCTGACCATTCCGGGCTGCGTCCTGGCCGGGCGTGCCACCTCATTCACCGACAGATCccgtttctgtgattttttttttttttgcactcttTAAGATATCCATAAATTCTTTGGGATTTTAATTTCAGGTAAATGTACTGGTCCAACAGGGAAGACACTTTCTGGTGCTGCCACGTTCTCTGAGATTTCAGAGGCtttttatgatgatttttttcaGATTCACTTTTGGCTCGTGTTTCCTTCACCCTGTTGTCGCACTTACTATGTGTAGGGGGAGAAAAAAGAGCTCTTGGCTATGCAGACCTTGACTGGGGGTGACACTCTGAGAATCCAACTTATCCGCACTTGGCAAAGAGGACTCCAGTGCTGTCGGGATATTCACTGGCCTGTGTTGCAGGAAGTGGGTATGGAGTGTGATGTGAGTGAATTTTCACTGGATAGGGCAGAATGTCATATGAAAATCCCCAGATAAGttaggggaggtggggagggacttCATGACTGACACCTGTCAGTCAGGATCCACTTCAGAAAAAAGCCGCTTGAGCCTCATGTCTCCGTGGAAGGGCCTTGACACTGGAAGTGGACATGAGTGGATGATGCAGTGGAGGCCACATGGCAGGAAACTGCTGGCACACCCAGGGCTCTGGAGAGAATGAGAAGAGCGTGTCTGAAGCTGGGATCACCCGCCAGACCTGAGATGGGAGTGTAGCTGATGAGAGGTGGGACTCCTGAGGGATTGGGGGACAACAGAGCCCCGATGAGGACAGCCAGCCGCTGCCTGAGAATGAGGGGGTGGGGCAAGGGCTGAGCCAGAAAAGAAGCAGCACCCCCATCTTGGCTCTGCTGCCCTGCAGCCTGCCACTTGCACCAGCACCTtcccactccagccccagctggatGCCAGCTGGAGCCTAATTTTTTGTCAttcagggcagagccagggtcaggagggagacagacagcGGGCAGTGGTTGGCAGCCTGGCCCATCTTGTGAACACAACTGACCCTTTACATTGACATTCAGCAAGGCCTCCATTTAGTCTGAGTTGTCAGGTGCCATCTGTGTATGTGCAAAAACATGTTTCTGCTGTATGTGCAAAACAATCTGTTTgacctttaaaatatatttggaacTTTTTAGACTAGTCCCAACCTGATCCTGAGTAAATGTGTTGCTTCGAATTCTTAAATGGGATAGAGTTTATGGCAAAGATTTTTGACATTTTGTCTTCAAGGTGGTGTTATTTGGATTCTTGgtaaatgacttatttttttcaCGCCTAATAACTGGCTAAcaaatgttaatatttattgattaaaaTATGGTTGCTTAATTCCTAACTGgctcagttttcttctttttgaagttacttattggcagtaaagaaagaaggagaaagtaaattaaaaattgtcCCTCAACACAGGTGTGACCTCAACAAAGTTACTTTCTGAAGCTAAGACACTAATAAATCAATCAAATAATTGAGGTCAGAATGTACCACATGAAGGGTTAATCAGTTTATAAAAGCTGATATAA
This window harbors:
- the CASP7 gene encoding caspase-7, whose product is MADDQDHAAEPGAGDSAGTDVVDAKPDRASVLQALLRKKKNGPKQPPETPQNHEYQYNMKFAKMGKCIIINNKNFDKVTGMGVRNGTDKDAEALFRCFRSLGFEVFVYNDCSCAKMQDLLKQASEEDHTNSACFACVLLSHGEENLIYGKDGVVPIKDLTAHFRGDRCKTLLEKPKLFFIQACRGTELDDGIQTDSGPITDTDANPRHKIPVEADFLFAYSTVPGYYSWRNPGRGSWFVQALCSILDEHGKELEIMQILTRVNDRVARHFESQSDDPHFNEKKQIPCMVSMLTKELYFRR